Proteins co-encoded in one Xanthomonas campestris pv. badrii genomic window:
- a CDS encoding isovaleryl-CoA dehydrogenase, giving the protein MHVPSLNFELGEEIDLLRESVAAFASHHIAPLAAAADHDNVFPAQLWRLFGEQGLLGLTVEEDYGGSGMGYLAHVVAMEEISRAGGAIGLSYGAHSNLCLNQLRKNASHEQKQRYLPKLCTGEHVGALAMSEAGSGSDVVSMKLRADARGDRFVLNGSKMWITNGPDADVLVVYAKTDPDAGARGITAFIVEKGMPGFSTAQKLDKLGMRGSNTCELVFTDCEVPAENVLGTLNGGVRVLMSGLDFERVVLAGGPLGLMAAAMDVVLPYVHERRQFGEPIGSFQLMQAKLADMYVGLNACRAYVYAVARACDAGRTTRQDAAGAILYAAEKATWLTGQAIQVLGGNGYINEYPTGRLWRDAKLYEIGAGTSEIRRMLIGRELFERTA; this is encoded by the coding sequence ATGCATGTGCCGTCCTTGAATTTCGAGCTTGGCGAGGAGATCGACCTGCTGCGCGAAAGCGTAGCCGCCTTCGCCAGCCACCATATCGCCCCGCTCGCCGCCGCGGCCGATCACGACAACGTCTTCCCCGCGCAGCTGTGGCGGCTGTTCGGTGAGCAGGGCCTGCTCGGCTTGACCGTGGAAGAAGACTACGGCGGCAGCGGCATGGGCTACCTGGCGCATGTGGTGGCGATGGAAGAAATCTCGCGCGCCGGTGGCGCGATCGGGCTGTCGTATGGCGCGCATTCCAATCTATGCCTCAACCAGTTGCGCAAGAATGCCAGCCACGAGCAGAAGCAGCGCTACCTGCCCAAGCTGTGCACCGGCGAACACGTGGGCGCGCTGGCGATGAGCGAGGCCGGCTCCGGCTCGGACGTGGTGTCGATGAAGCTGCGCGCCGATGCGCGTGGCGACCGCTTCGTGCTCAACGGCAGCAAGATGTGGATCACCAACGGCCCCGACGCCGACGTACTGGTGGTGTACGCCAAGACCGACCCGGACGCCGGCGCGCGCGGCATCACCGCCTTCATCGTCGAGAAGGGCATGCCGGGCTTCTCCACCGCGCAAAAGCTGGACAAGCTGGGCATGCGCGGCTCCAACACCTGCGAGCTGGTGTTCACCGATTGCGAAGTGCCGGCCGAGAACGTGCTGGGTACGCTCAACGGTGGCGTGCGCGTGTTGATGTCCGGGCTGGACTTCGAACGGGTGGTACTGGCCGGTGGCCCGCTGGGGCTGATGGCTGCGGCAATGGACGTGGTGCTGCCCTACGTGCACGAGCGCAGGCAGTTCGGCGAACCGATCGGCAGCTTCCAGCTGATGCAGGCCAAGCTGGCCGACATGTACGTGGGCCTCAATGCCTGCCGCGCGTATGTGTATGCGGTGGCGCGCGCCTGCGATGCCGGGCGCACCACGCGCCAGGATGCGGCTGGCGCGATCCTGTACGCCGCCGAAAAAGCCACCTGGCTGACCGGCCAGGCGATCCAGGTGCTGGGCGGCAACGGCTACATCAACGAGTACCCCACCGGGCGCTTGTGGCGCGATGCCAAGTTGTACGAGATCGGCGCGGGCACCTCGGAGATCCGCCGCATGCTGATCGGCCGTGAGCTGTTCGAACGCACTGCCTGA
- a CDS encoding acetyl/propionyl/methylcrotonyl-CoA carboxylase subunit alpha — protein sequence MTQQTSIATPRQRPFDTILIANRGEIACRVIATCRRLGIATVAVYSDADRNARHVRLADEAIHIGAAPAQQSYLRSEAILEAARASGAQAIHPGYGFLSENAGFAEACAQAGIVFIGPPATAIRAMGDKSAAKALMQRAGVPLTPGYHGDEQAPDFLRAQADAIGYPVLVKASAGGGGKGMRRVDASADFAPALASCQREAQAAFGNAHVLVEKYVERPRHIEIQVFGDTQGEVVYLFERDCSVQRRHQKVLEEAPAPGMTQERRAAMGKAAVDAARAVGYVGAGTVEFIAGPDGDFYFMEMNTRLQVEHPVTELITGTDLVEWQLRVAAGEPLPRRQHELEISGHALEARLYAEDAERGFLPSTGTLRQLQLPATDAHVRLDAGVEQGDTISPYYDPMIAKLIVWDVDRPAALARMRTALAQVHAVGVTTNSAFLARLIDTASFASADLDTGLIEREQAALFPATVAPDQAWWFLAAVLIAAALPKPAADPADPFSPWQAGDGWRIGAHAAHRVQLEAAGERRDLGVRRDGDAWQVTQAGHTHTLRYHAQDQYIRVEVDGRQWQVQALRDGATLSLIGTTQRAAFHHHDALIEADQPAHDAGGLTAPMPGRIVSLVAAVDQPVSRGQALVVLEAMKMEHTLHAPSDGTVKRYLVAEGELVADGVALVEFVSASA from the coding sequence ATGACCCAGCAGACTTCCATCGCCACCCCGCGCCAGCGCCCCTTCGACACGATCCTGATCGCCAATCGCGGCGAGATCGCCTGCCGTGTCATCGCCACCTGCCGCCGGCTCGGCATTGCCACCGTGGCGGTGTACTCCGATGCCGACCGCAACGCGCGGCATGTGCGCCTGGCCGATGAGGCCATCCATATCGGCGCCGCGCCGGCGCAGCAGAGTTACCTGCGCAGCGAGGCGATCCTGGAGGCTGCACGCGCCAGCGGTGCGCAGGCGATCCATCCCGGCTATGGGTTTCTTTCGGAAAACGCCGGCTTTGCCGAGGCCTGTGCCCAGGCAGGCATCGTCTTCATCGGCCCGCCGGCAACCGCGATCCGCGCGATGGGCGACAAGAGCGCGGCCAAGGCGCTGATGCAGCGCGCCGGCGTGCCGTTGACGCCCGGCTACCACGGCGACGAACAGGCGCCGGATTTCCTGCGCGCCCAGGCCGATGCCATCGGCTATCCGGTGCTGGTCAAGGCCAGCGCCGGTGGCGGTGGCAAGGGCATGCGCCGGGTGGATGCCAGCGCCGACTTCGCGCCGGCATTGGCCAGCTGCCAGCGCGAAGCGCAAGCGGCGTTCGGCAATGCGCATGTGCTGGTGGAAAAATATGTCGAGCGTCCGCGCCACATCGAGATCCAGGTGTTTGGCGATACGCAGGGCGAGGTGGTGTACCTGTTCGAACGCGACTGCTCGGTGCAGCGCCGTCATCAAAAAGTATTGGAAGAAGCGCCCGCACCCGGCATGACGCAGGAACGCCGCGCCGCGATGGGCAAGGCGGCGGTGGATGCGGCACGCGCGGTGGGCTATGTCGGCGCTGGCACGGTGGAGTTCATCGCCGGCCCGGATGGCGATTTCTATTTCATGGAAATGAATACTCGCCTGCAGGTGGAGCACCCGGTGACCGAGTTGATCACCGGCACCGATCTGGTGGAGTGGCAGCTGCGCGTGGCCGCCGGCGAGCCGCTGCCGCGCCGCCAGCACGAGCTTGAAATCAGCGGGCATGCACTGGAAGCGCGGCTGTATGCCGAAGATGCCGAGCGCGGTTTCCTGCCCTCCACCGGCACCTTGCGCCAGCTGCAGCTGCCGGCCACCGATGCGCATGTACGCCTGGATGCCGGCGTCGAGCAGGGCGACACCATCAGCCCGTACTACGACCCGATGATTGCCAAGCTGATCGTCTGGGATGTCGATCGCCCCGCCGCGCTGGCCCGCATGCGCACTGCGCTGGCGCAGGTACACGCCGTTGGTGTCACCACCAACAGCGCCTTTCTTGCGCGGCTGATCGACACCGCATCGTTCGCATCCGCCGACCTGGATACCGGCTTGATCGAACGCGAGCAGGCGGCGCTGTTCCCGGCTACGGTGGCGCCGGATCAGGCCTGGTGGTTTCTGGCCGCCGTCCTGATCGCCGCTGCGCTACCCAAACCGGCGGCCGATCCGGCCGATCCGTTTTCGCCCTGGCAGGCCGGCGATGGCTGGCGGATCGGTGCGCATGCGGCGCATCGCGTGCAGCTGGAAGCCGCCGGCGAGCGCCGCGACCTTGGCGTCCGCCGGGACGGCGACGCCTGGCAGGTGACGCAGGCAGGCCATACCCACACGCTGCGCTACCACGCGCAGGACCAATACATCCGCGTGGAAGTGGATGGCCGGCAATGGCAGGTGCAGGCGCTACGCGATGGCGCCACGCTGAGCTTGATCGGTACCACGCAACGGGCAGCCTTCCATCACCACGACGCGCTGATCGAAGCCGATCAGCCCGCGCACGATGCCGGCGGGCTGACCGCACCGATGCCCGGCCGCATCGTCTCGCTGGTGGCCGCAGTGGACCAGCCGGTCAGCCGCGGACAGGCGCTGGTGGTGCTGGAAGCGATGAAGATGGAGCACACTCTGCACGCCCCCAGCGACGGCACGGTCAAACGCTATCTGGTGGCCGAAGGCGAACTGGTGGCCGATGGTGTCGCGCTGGTGGAATTTGTGTCCGCGTCTGCGTAG
- a CDS encoding carboxyl transferase domain-containing protein, with translation MSVINSQLQVSSDSFQANAAAMRAVVEDLRRTLTRTARGGSDAARAKHTARGKLLARERIDALLDPGSALLEIAPLAAHGMYDDQVPCAGVVAGIGRVSGVECVIVANDATVKGGTYYPMTVKKHLRAQEIAQQNRLPCIYLVDSGGAFLPLQDEVFPDRDHFGRIFYNQANLSAQGIPQIACVMGSCTAGGAYVPAMSDETVIVREQGTIFLGGPPLVKAATGEDVSAEELGGADVHTRISGVADHFADNDLQALARVRAIIAQLNWRKPAATLALQAPLPPRYAADELYGVIPADTRKPFDVREVIARIVDDSRLDEFKPRYGSTLVTGFAHLHGYPVGIIANNGILFSESALKGAHFIELCTQRGIPLVFLQNITGFMVGRKYEHGGIAKDGAKLVMAVACARVPKFTVVIGGSFGAGNYGMCGRAYSPNFLWMWPNARIGVMGGEQAASVLATVRRDGIQAKGGAWSGEEEDAFKAPIRAQFEQQGHPYYASARLWDDGIIDPADTRRVLGLGLSAALNAPIEPTRFGVFRM, from the coding sequence ATGAGCGTGATCAACAGCCAGCTGCAGGTCAGCAGCGACAGCTTCCAGGCCAATGCCGCGGCCATGCGCGCGGTGGTGGAGGATCTGCGCCGCACGCTGACGCGCACCGCGCGCGGCGGCAGCGACGCCGCACGCGCAAAGCACACGGCGCGCGGCAAGTTGCTGGCGCGCGAGCGTATCGATGCGCTGCTGGATCCGGGCAGCGCCTTGCTGGAAATCGCGCCGCTGGCCGCGCACGGCATGTACGACGACCAGGTGCCCTGCGCCGGCGTGGTGGCCGGCATCGGCCGCGTGTCCGGCGTCGAATGCGTGATCGTGGCCAACGATGCCACCGTCAAGGGCGGCACCTATTACCCGATGACGGTAAAAAAACACCTGCGTGCGCAGGAGATCGCGCAACAGAACCGGTTGCCGTGCATCTATCTGGTCGATTCCGGAGGCGCATTCCTGCCGTTGCAGGATGAAGTCTTCCCCGACCGGGATCACTTCGGGCGCATCTTCTACAACCAGGCCAACCTGTCGGCGCAAGGCATCCCGCAGATCGCCTGCGTGATGGGCTCGTGCACCGCCGGTGGCGCCTATGTGCCGGCGATGAGCGATGAAACGGTGATCGTGCGCGAGCAGGGCACCATCTTTCTCGGTGGCCCGCCGCTGGTCAAAGCGGCCACCGGCGAGGACGTCAGCGCCGAGGAGCTGGGCGGCGCCGATGTGCACACACGCATCTCCGGAGTCGCCGATCACTTCGCCGACAACGATCTGCAGGCGCTGGCCCGGGTGCGTGCGATCATCGCCCAGCTCAACTGGCGCAAGCCGGCTGCCACGCTGGCGCTGCAGGCGCCGTTGCCGCCGCGATACGCGGCTGACGAATTGTATGGCGTGATCCCCGCCGACACGCGCAAACCCTTCGACGTGCGCGAGGTGATCGCCCGCATCGTCGACGACTCGCGCCTGGACGAGTTCAAGCCACGCTACGGCAGCACCCTGGTCACCGGCTTTGCGCATCTGCACGGCTACCCGGTGGGCATCATCGCCAACAACGGCATCCTGTTTTCCGAGTCCGCGCTCAAGGGCGCGCACTTCATCGAGCTGTGCACGCAGCGGGGGATTCCGCTGGTCTTCCTGCAGAACATCACCGGCTTCATGGTGGGCCGCAAGTACGAACATGGCGGCATCGCCAAGGACGGCGCCAAACTGGTGATGGCGGTGGCCTGCGCCAGGGTGCCCAAGTTCACCGTGGTGATCGGCGGCTCGTTCGGCGCGGGCAACTACGGCATGTGCGGCCGCGCGTATTCGCCCAATTTCCTGTGGATGTGGCCGAACGCCCGCATCGGCGTGATGGGCGGCGAACAGGCCGCCAGCGTGTTGGCCACGGTGCGCCGCGACGGTATCCAAGCCAAGGGCGGTGCCTGGTCGGGCGAGGAAGAAGACGCCTTCAAGGCGCCGATCCGCGCGCAGTTCGAGCAGCAGGGACATCCGTACTACGCCAGTGCACGGTTGTGGGACGACGGCATCATCGACCCGGCCGATACCCGCCGCGTGTTGGGGCTGGGCCTGTCGGCTGCGTTGAATGCGCCGATCGAGCCCACGCGGTTTGGCGTGTTCCGGATGTGA
- a CDS encoding DUF3325 domain-containing protein, producing MNVVLVLALNFSGFAALCLAMEKHQHEVRGRGLGTARTRQLRVVGWLLLLLTFGLAVHAQGWGIGPVLWLGSLTAAAAVLALWLLPYRRGLILPAALIAPVLAGMAQLLPG from the coding sequence ATGAACGTCGTGCTGGTGCTGGCGCTGAATTTTTCCGGCTTTGCCGCGTTGTGCCTGGCGATGGAAAAGCATCAGCACGAGGTGCGTGGCCGCGGCCTGGGCACGGCGCGCACGCGTCAGTTGCGGGTGGTGGGCTGGCTGCTGTTGCTGCTCACCTTTGGCCTGGCCGTGCACGCGCAGGGCTGGGGTATCGGACCGGTGCTGTGGCTGGGCAGCCTGACCGCGGCCGCGGCCGTGCTGGCACTGTGGCTGCTGCCGTATCGGCGTGGCCTGATCCTGCCGGCGGCACTCATCGCGCCGGTGCTGGCGGGCATGGCGCAGCTGCTGCCAGGTTGA
- a CDS encoding TetR/AcrR family transcriptional regulator: protein MAYRRSALMEERLAGNRERILHAARVLIAGGGYRNAPITAVAAAAGVSTGQIYRHFPSKAELFVEVLNEAVQREMTILRAIASTQAPASERLRGAIAIFVRRALAGPALAYAFIAEPVESEVDAERIRGRRLFGEVFRQLLAEGVAAGEFPEQSLDAAAACIVGAFTEALVGPIAPSRGDPQQGEQLVEAICGFCLRAVGASQPI, encoded by the coding sequence ATGGCTTATCGACGCTCCGCCCTGATGGAAGAACGCCTGGCCGGCAACCGCGAACGCATCCTGCACGCGGCCCGCGTCCTGATCGCCGGAGGCGGCTACCGCAACGCTCCGATCACCGCGGTGGCTGCTGCCGCCGGTGTCTCCACCGGGCAGATTTATCGGCATTTTCCGTCCAAAGCCGAGCTGTTCGTAGAAGTTCTGAACGAGGCCGTCCAGCGCGAGATGACCATCCTGCGCGCCATTGCCAGCACCCAGGCCCCGGCGAGCGAGCGCCTGCGCGGCGCCATCGCCATCTTCGTCCGGCGCGCGCTGGCCGGGCCGGCGCTGGCCTATGCCTTCATCGCCGAGCCGGTGGAAAGCGAGGTGGACGCCGAGCGTATCCGGGGCCGCCGCCTGTTCGGCGAGGTGTTTCGGCAATTGCTGGCCGAAGGCGTGGCCGCCGGAGAATTTCCCGAACAGTCCCTGGATGCGGCGGCGGCCTGCATCGTCGGTGCCTTTACCGAGGCCCTGGTCGGGCCGATCGCGCCCAGTCGCGGCGACCCGCAGCAGGGAGAACAGCTGGTGGAAGCGATCTGCGGCTTCTGCCTGCGTGCAGTGGGGGCAAGTCAGCCGATCTGA
- a CDS encoding NHLP-related RiPP peptide, whose translation MPTLKLEPVVANNLVQLLSHDDAFRDLFVNDPVTALAQAGHIAENSDELKQFIDECCTSIELADKQTIAAARDEINAMLTSGTSQTVPMLEAGFGGSRTLK comes from the coding sequence ATGCCAACACTGAAATTGGAACCTGTCGTCGCCAACAACTTGGTGCAGCTACTATCGCACGACGATGCCTTTAGAGATTTGTTCGTGAACGATCCAGTGACCGCATTGGCGCAGGCTGGACATATAGCTGAAAACAGCGATGAACTAAAGCAGTTCATTGATGAGTGCTGCACTTCCATTGAGCTGGCTGACAAGCAAACCATTGCAGCAGCACGTGATGAGATCAATGCAATGCTGACCAGCGGAACCAGCCAAACCGTCCCCATGCTGGAAGCAGGTTTTGGCGGATCCAGGACACTGAAGTAA
- a CDS encoding RES family NAD+ phosphorylase: MKLSAPAHCTLYRAFTPRWAAEPLSGAGAARSGGRFNRFGQPALYLSLQLDTAAAEYAQAAPFLPPLTLVSYAAQLPALADLRLLDASWDALWADWTDDWRKALVNKVEPVSWVLGDLLREAQIPGVIFPSMALPDGVNVALFLDMLRPEEVLRVLDDGRLPRDGRSWGDPPTAV; the protein is encoded by the coding sequence TTGAAGCTGAGCGCCCCGGCGCACTGCACGCTGTATCGCGCCTTCACCCCGCGCTGGGCCGCCGAGCCACTGAGTGGTGCCGGCGCCGCGCGCTCGGGCGGGCGCTTCAATCGCTTCGGCCAGCCGGCGCTGTACCTGTCGCTGCAGCTGGACACCGCAGCGGCCGAATATGCGCAGGCTGCGCCGTTCCTGCCGCCGTTGACGCTGGTCAGTTATGCCGCGCAGCTTCCGGCGCTGGCCGACCTGCGCCTGCTCGATGCCAGCTGGGATGCGCTGTGGGCCGACTGGACAGACGATTGGCGCAAGGCGCTGGTCAACAAGGTCGAACCGGTGAGCTGGGTGCTCGGCGACCTGCTGCGCGAGGCGCAGATTCCCGGGGTGATCTTCCCCAGCATGGCATTGCCCGATGGCGTCAACGTGGCGCTGTTTCTGGACATGCTGCGGCCCGAAGAGGTGCTGCGCGTGCTCGATGACGGCCGCCTGCCACGCGATGGGCGCAGCTGGGGCGACCCGCCGACGGCGGTGTAG
- a CDS encoding S9 family peptidase produces MQRLLLVSSMLLALSACSDKPAPTPEKAATPAPAAAAPATPPELITRDALFGNPERANVSISPDGKYLSWVAPLDGVLNVWVAPVDAPDQARAITKDTARGIRSYFWTYQANTLLYLRDNGGDEDFHLYSVNLADGSSKDLTPFKKTNAEVYRVSAQHPESIMVGMNDRDAKWHDVYRVDLASGTRTLVQKNTDSLDSYLLDGGYQLRYATRSTDDAGRELLVPHGKHWKSVDRIPFEDALTTSPNGLTDDGKTLYMQDSRNRDTAALFAIDTASNARTLLFENPRADVGATLNDPKTGAVQAVSSEYLREEWKPLDNTIAADLQKLKSLGDGDASVAARTLDDRIWIVGYSAAETPLTYYRYDRADGGKLTKLFSARPALDGKPLVPMWPQELTARDGLKLVSYLTLPAEADTNHDGKADKPVPLVLFVHGGPWARDSYGYGPHEQWLANRGYAVLSVNFRGSTGFGKAFTNAGNGEWAGKMHDDLLDAVQWAVKQGVTKPEDVAIMGGSYGGYATLVGMTFTPDAFKCGVDIVGPANLNTLLGTVPPYWASFYKQLTRRMGDPATEAGKRWLTERSPLSHVDKISKPLLIGQGANDPRVKQAESDQIVTAMKAKNIPVTYVLFPDEGHGFRRPENSKAFNAVTEQFLSQCLGGRVQPIGTDLEGSSITVPEGADKITGLSDALKTHTQAIRQ; encoded by the coding sequence ATGCAACGCCTGCTTCTTGTGTCCAGCATGCTGCTCGCGCTGTCTGCCTGCAGCGACAAACCCGCACCCACGCCCGAAAAAGCGGCCACCCCCGCACCGGCGGCAGCAGCGCCGGCGACGCCGCCTGAGCTGATCACCCGCGACGCGTTGTTCGGCAACCCAGAGCGGGCCAACGTCAGCATCAGCCCGGACGGCAAATACCTCAGCTGGGTGGCACCGCTGGACGGCGTGCTCAATGTCTGGGTGGCGCCAGTGGATGCGCCGGACCAGGCGCGCGCCATCACCAAGGACACCGCACGCGGCATCCGCAGTTATTTCTGGACCTATCAGGCCAACACGCTGCTGTACCTGCGCGACAACGGTGGCGACGAGGACTTCCACCTGTACTCGGTCAATCTGGCCGATGGCAGCAGCAAGGACCTCACCCCGTTCAAGAAGACCAATGCCGAGGTGTATCGGGTCAGCGCGCAGCACCCCGAATCGATCATGGTCGGCATGAACGACCGCGATGCCAAGTGGCACGATGTGTATCGCGTGGACCTGGCCTCCGGCACGCGCACGCTGGTACAGAAGAACACCGACAGCCTGGACTCCTATCTGCTAGATGGCGGCTACCAGCTGCGCTACGCCACCCGCTCCACCGACGACGCTGGCCGGGAACTGCTGGTTCCCCATGGCAAGCACTGGAAGAGCGTGGACCGCATCCCGTTCGAGGATGCCCTCACGACCTCGCCCAATGGCCTGACCGACGACGGAAAGACGCTGTACATGCAGGACTCGCGCAATCGCGATACCGCTGCATTGTTTGCCATCGACACTGCCAGCAATGCGCGCACGCTGCTGTTCGAAAACCCGCGCGCCGACGTCGGTGCCACCTTGAACGACCCGAAGACCGGCGCGGTACAGGCGGTATCAAGCGAGTATTTGCGTGAAGAATGGAAGCCGCTGGACAACACGATTGCAGCAGACCTGCAGAAGTTGAAATCACTGGGCGACGGCGATGCCAGCGTTGCCGCACGTACACTCGACGACCGTATCTGGATCGTTGGCTATTCGGCAGCAGAAACGCCGCTCACTTACTACCGCTACGATCGCGCCGATGGCGGCAAGCTGACCAAGCTGTTCTCCGCACGTCCGGCGCTGGATGGCAAGCCGCTGGTTCCGATGTGGCCGCAGGAACTGACCGCACGCGACGGCCTCAAGCTGGTCAGCTACCTCACCCTGCCCGCCGAGGCCGACACCAATCACGATGGCAAGGCCGACAAGCCGGTACCGCTGGTGTTGTTCGTGCACGGCGGCCCGTGGGCACGCGACAGCTACGGCTATGGCCCGCATGAACAATGGCTGGCCAACCGCGGCTATGCGGTGCTGTCGGTCAACTTCCGGGGTTCCACCGGCTTCGGCAAGGCCTTCACCAACGCCGGCAACGGCGAGTGGGCGGGCAAGATGCACGACGACCTGCTCGACGCGGTGCAGTGGGCGGTCAAGCAAGGCGTCACCAAGCCCGAGGATGTCGCCATCATGGGCGGCAGCTACGGCGGCTACGCCACGCTGGTCGGCATGACCTTTACCCCGGACGCCTTCAAATGCGGCGTGGATATCGTCGGCCCGGCCAATCTCAACACCTTGCTCGGCACCGTACCGCCGTACTGGGCCAGCTTCTACAAGCAGCTGACCCGCCGCATGGGCGACCCCGCCACCGAAGCAGGCAAGCGTTGGCTGACCGAACGCTCGCCGCTTTCGCACGTCGACAAGATCAGCAAGCCATTGCTGATCGGCCAGGGCGCCAACGACCCGCGCGTCAAGCAGGCCGAGAGCGACCAGATCGTCACTGCGATGAAGGCCAAGAACATCCCGGTGACTTATGTGCTGTTCCCCGACGAAGGCCACGGCTTCCGCCGCCCGGAAAACAGCAAGGCCTTCAACGCGGTGACCGAACAATTCCTGAGCCAGTGCCTGGGCGGCCGCGTGCAACCGATCGGCACAGACCTCGAAGGCTCCAGCATCACCGTCCCGGAAGGCGCCGACAAGATCACCGGCCTGAGCGATGCGTTGAAGACGCATACGCAGGCGATTCGGCAGTAG
- a CDS encoding putative peptide maturation dehydrogenase — MQVRRCSVVLLEPREVVEFELSALLAGGNGLRRQMAWFALAPHLDAELQLERPEYELLGTLSPTDWIDMTLLDAEPSVIQALMDAGLVLVRGDDANPHSVCDARLRAAHWHPLGAVLHAFTRWDGVDAVKNMRDSGTETAVQMREVLGAPPPEITPLSAGTSLVELPRADASDFDLLLSRRVTCRNFDSTQPLTLAKFSQVMQRVFASQAQMRVGGDLVFLKKSVPSGGGLHPIDAYLIIQHVEGIAAGLYHYRSDTHSLAPIDDAVEVNHQFVMESVGQQHWFADAHVLIALVPRFDRTFWKYRQHAKGYRVVAMEAGHLSQTLYLAATEQGLGAFITGAINEKHLERSFALDPAVQGVMAICGFGLRADRMETAELDPAGIIWRLPDSEAG, encoded by the coding sequence ATGCAAGTGAGGCGGTGTAGCGTTGTCTTGCTGGAGCCGCGTGAAGTCGTCGAATTCGAGCTGAGTGCCTTGCTTGCTGGAGGTAACGGATTACGACGCCAAATGGCATGGTTCGCTCTGGCGCCACACTTGGACGCAGAGCTGCAGCTCGAAAGGCCTGAATACGAACTGCTAGGCACACTGAGTCCGACTGATTGGATAGATATGACTCTGCTCGATGCCGAGCCCTCAGTGATTCAAGCCCTGATGGACGCTGGGTTAGTGCTAGTACGCGGGGACGATGCAAATCCTCATTCAGTATGCGATGCACGCCTGCGTGCCGCACACTGGCATCCATTGGGCGCGGTCCTACATGCCTTTACCAGGTGGGACGGGGTTGATGCGGTAAAAAATATGCGTGACTCGGGCACGGAGACCGCCGTGCAGATGCGCGAGGTGCTTGGGGCACCTCCCCCGGAGATCACTCCGCTAAGCGCAGGAACGTCTCTTGTCGAGCTACCGCGCGCAGATGCCTCGGACTTCGATCTGCTGCTAAGTCGTCGAGTTACCTGCCGAAATTTTGACTCCACCCAGCCTCTGACCCTAGCAAAATTTTCCCAGGTCATGCAGCGCGTTTTTGCGTCACAGGCGCAGATGCGCGTTGGAGGAGATCTGGTTTTTCTAAAGAAAAGCGTCCCCTCAGGTGGTGGGCTCCATCCAATTGATGCCTATCTAATCATTCAGCATGTCGAAGGCATTGCGGCGGGGCTTTATCACTACCGATCAGACACCCATTCACTGGCGCCGATTGATGATGCCGTGGAGGTGAACCATCAGTTTGTAATGGAATCTGTTGGTCAGCAGCATTGGTTCGCCGATGCGCACGTCCTTATCGCCTTGGTGCCGCGGTTTGATCGAACGTTTTGGAAATACCGTCAGCATGCGAAGGGATATCGCGTTGTTGCAATGGAGGCCGGACATCTATCCCAGACGCTTTATCTTGCGGCCACGGAGCAAGGGCTTGGTGCATTCATCACCGGAGCAATCAATGAAAAGCACTTGGAACGGTCCTTTGCGCTAGATCCGGCGGTTCAGGGCGTCATGGCGATTTGTGGATTCGGCCTGCGTGCAGATCGGATGGAAACGGCCGAGCTAGATCCCGCCGGCATAATCTGGCGGCTTCCCGACAGCGAAGCTGGATAG